In a genomic window of Gossypium arboreum isolate Shixiya-1 chromosome 9, ASM2569848v2, whole genome shotgun sequence:
- the LOC108455157 gene encoding protein NRT1/ PTR FAMILY 1.1-like, which produces MEKNPCDQMKHGEEEKHLTTKLGGLKTMPFVISTETFEKVASFGLHANMILYLINEYHMSNAKGANVLFLWSAISNFMPILGAFLSDSFLGRFRVIALGTFVSLLGMSLLWLTAALPQARPPQCNGLATESCASPKAAQLALLFSSFALMSIGAGGIRPCALAFGADQLYNPSNPENKRVLQSFFNWYYASVGLSLMVSVTVIVYIQDAAGWVIGYGVPAGLMFLSTVMFLLGSPLYIKLMPDKSLFTSFAQVMVAAWHNKHLALPAMESDPGIWYYHKGSKLIAPTQKLRFLNKACMIGNPEKDIDMDGKAINPWNLCTVKQVEELKALIKVLPIWSSGIMIAVSISQHSFPVLQARVMDRHLIPGGLQIPAGSFGVFAMITLTIWVATYDQIIVPLLSKFTKRSRGFSLKERMGMGLAISCVATAVAAMVESKRRATAIRQGLGDKPHGMVHMSGMWLVPQYSLIGLAEGLNAIGQIEFYYSQFPKSMASIGVALFALGMAVGNLVGSLIVGAVDKLTSKGGKQSWVSNNLNMGHYDYYYWILTILSVINVFFYLICCWAFGSSDNKNKIVWDEEEGTEDELELELGDHAKGVASPIVFTH; this is translated from the exons ATGGAGAAGAACCCTTGTGATCAAATGAAACATGGTGAAGAAGAGAAGCATCTCACCACCAAACTGGGTGGCCTTAAGACCATGCCTTTTGTTATAT CAACCGAGACATTTGAGAAAGTTGCAAGCTTTGGTCTTCATGCAAATATGATTTTGTACTTAATAAATGAATATCACATGTCCAATGCCAAGGGAGCTAACGTTCTATTCCTGTGGTCTGCAATTTCGAATTTCATGCCAATCCTTGGTGCTTTTCTCTCTGATTCTTTCCTCGGCCGCTTTCGCGTTATCGCGCTCGGAACATTCGTCAGCCTTCTT GGAATGAGCTTGTTATGGTTAACTGCTGCCCTTCCGCAAGCAAGGCCTCCTCAATGCAACGGTCTGGCGACAGAAAGTTGTGCATCTCCAAAAGCAGCTCAGCTGGCGCTTCTCTTCTCATCTTTTGCTTTAATGTCAATCGGAGCCGGTGGCATTAGGCCATGTGCCTTGGCCTTCGGTGCTGATCAGTTGTACAATCCTAGCAACCCTGAAAACAAGAGGGTGTTGCAAAGCTTCTTCAACTGGTATTATGCTTCAGTTGGACTTTCACTCATGGTTTCCGTAACTGTTATTGTGTATATTCAAGATGCAGCCGGGTGGGTCATAGGCTATGGAGTTCCAGCAGGGCTCATGTTCCTCTCCACAGTCATGTTCTTATTGGGTTCACCACTTTACATTAAATTGATGCCTGATAAGAGCTTGTTTACAAGCTTTGCTCAAGTCATGGTGGCAGCTTGGCACAACAAACACTTGGCTTTGCCAGCAATGGAATCTGATCCAGGCATATGGTACTATCACAAAGGTTCCAAGCTTATTGCACCAACACAAAAATTGAG GTTTCTTAACAAAGCTTGTATGATCGGAAATCCGGAGAAGGATATAGACATGGATGGCAAGGCTATAAATCCATGGAACCTATGCACTGTGAAACAAGTGGAAGAATTGAAAGCATTAATCAAAGTGCTCCCCATTTGGTCTAGTGGGATCATGATCGCCGTATCCATAAGCCAACACTCCTTTCCGGTGCTCCAAGCCAGGGTCATGGACCGTCACTTAATTCCCGGAGGACTACAAATCCCTGCTGGTTCCTTTGGCGTCTTCGCAATGATTACACTCACGATATGGGTCGCTACCTATGATCAAATCATAGTCCCCTTGCTATCTAAGTTCACCAAACGATCACGAGGGTTCAGCTTGAAAGAACGAATGGGAATGGGCTTAGCAATATCTTGTGTGGCAACGGCGGTGGCAGCAATGGTGGAGAGCAAGCGGCGAGCCACCGCAATAAGACAAGGATTGGGTGACAAACCCCATGGGATGGTGCACATGAGTGGAATGTGGTTAGTGCCACAATACAGCCTGATTGGATTAGCCGAGGGACTCAATGCAATTGGACAAATAGAGTTCTACTACTCTCAGTTCCCTAAGAGCATGGCTAGCATTGGAGTAGCACTTTTTGCCCTTGGGATGGCGGTGGGGAACTTGGTTGGTAGCCTTATAGTTGGAGCAGTAGATAAGTTGACCTCAAAAGGAGGAAAACAGAGTTGGGTGTCAAACAACCTTAATATGGGTCATTATGACTATTATTATTGGATTCTTACAATTTTAAGTGTGATTAATGTGTTTTTTTACTTGATCTGTTGCTGGGCTTTTGGATCTAGTGACAACaaaaacaaaatagtatgggATGAAGAGGAAGGCACTGAAGATGAACTAGAACTAGAACTAGGTGACCATGCCAAGGGAGTGGCATCTCCCATTGTTTTTACTCATTGA